Genomic DNA from Caloenas nicobarica isolate bCalNic1 chromosome 18, bCalNic1.hap1, whole genome shotgun sequence:
ATATTAACTGTTTggctacttttttctttccttgcaagCTCTAGTGTTGGTGGGATAATGAGCACCGGCAAAAAGTTAGTACAGCTCAGTTTTACCAACCTGAACTCTTTCTGTGCTCCTGGTAGCGGACTTGCTCTTTCGCGAGCTCGACATACTCAGCGGCAGAAGCCCAAATCTTAAGagatggaagaaagaaatgtggCCGGTCAGAGAGAAGCAAAAATTCCAGCCCTAATTCCCAGAGAGCCACGGGGATGCGGAGAAGAGCCAAGGACCTCACCGGATCTGGCTGGCTGCTAACGGGAGGATGTTGTGGGGCTCCTGGGAGCTCAGCGCACCGCTCCTGCTCACGTACTGGTTCTCCGTGCCGGTCAGCAAGCCGAAGAGAACCTGGAAGGGAGGACAGAGCCGGCTGTATTTGGCGTGGTGGTAGAGCTGACACCACACGCTGCTGCTGAGCCTCCTGGCACACCAGTGACTGGTCTTCAGTTTGAACATGAAGTGTCTCCCTTCCCCCTCTAACTCTTGGTTTTAATTGGCGCTGCTCGTTATTACCACAGTTGAGTTCTAGGCCCATTTCAGCACTACTTAACCCAATTAGTGTTGCCCAGGCTCCAGTGAATCCTGTTAGATAAAGTTCAGCCAACTCTATGCACGATTATGCGCAGCACAGCCAGCTCAGCGAGCTCCTTTTATCTCCAGCTGGCATTAAACGCTCTTCCCACTTCTGAGTAAGTGCCAGTCGTTATCTTTAGGCATTAAGCAGTTTATAAAGCCACCCCAGCTGCCCTTCAGAATGTGTTTTGCAGCTCTGCTTCCCAATCCATCCCTTTTCCCTGGACTTACGGAGGTTCGCTGAACCAGGCGATTGAGGTTGCTATTCAAGTGGGGAGTAAAAACGTCTAAGTCAAAGGGATCTATGTGTCCCTCCAGGAAATCTGTCACCTTCTCAATCCTGCAAGAAGAGCAGAGTCCTGTCAGCGGTGACATCCCAGCAATGGCTGCTGATGCCAGCTGGGCGGTTTCACTCAGCGCCCTGGAACACCGAAGGATTTGCCCCTAAGAGGTGACTGAGCAAAAGGGGAACTactcagcagagcagcagctgccagaagGGTTTCCAGCTACTCCACAACCTGCACCATCAGCTGCAGAGGAACCTTCTCCCTGCAGTACGACTCAGAGAGAAGTTCTCAAGACTGGAGCACACACAAGGTTTTTAACTCTTGGCTGGAAGCTTCACCGTCTTCTCCAGGAGCACCCGCTGATGGGACCCAGCCCGCTGTCTCCATACTCTCAGCTGCAGAATCCCACCCCTCCTCCTACATTTTGAGAGTGAGCTTAGTGTTGGTGAAGTCTGCCCTTCTCCCAAAGGCACTGCTCCCGCAGGCGTTGTTCTCCTGCCAGTAAGGATGTTGGTTTAAACCGTTTTTGGGCCCCACAAACTACTGCTGAACCCCAGAACTGCACCGCACCTGGAGTCGTGTTTGATCCTGCTGCTTTTCGCTTCCTCGCTCTTTGCCGTCAAGATGATACTGAGGTACCGCAGGTCGTAGAGTAACTGCAGAGCTCTGTTCTGGGTCATGGGGAAGGTGCCGGCTTTCTGCAAATAGGACATCGAGACAGGGCTGCCAAAGGACTGCTTCAGGGGAAATGTTCAACAACACCAGCACCAAAAACAACCCACCTGACCGAAACGTTCTGAGAATGCAGCCTGGTGTCTGATCCCTTTTTGCCTCATATTTTGGGGAGGCAGGGGAAGAACGAACTCACCCTTTCCCTCTCTCACAGGcagatgttttctgttctgaGGAGCAGGAGCGTACGCGTTGCTGCGTGCCCAGCGACCCTCCCGTCCCACACCAGCTGGAGCGAGGGCTGATCCTGCTCACGTAccttctcctgcttctcttccaCAAGCTTTTCATAGGCAGCAAGCACTTCTGCCATGCAGGTCCTCAGTAGCTCCTGCAAGGTGACTTTTGGAAGAGTGTGACCACCGACCCGGTTCATCTCTTGGCACAGGCTGAAGAGGAGGCACTGGACGTACCAAGATGGCTGTTGAAGAAAACAGTGCGTTTTCATGTGGTCTGGAAGCTCCGTCAGCTTTATCAGCAGCACATAGTTTCAGTTCTCATGATGTGAGCTTCCTACTTCCTCAGCAACCACAGAGCTCTGCCGCTGCGACTCGCCCACCTGGGTTTTATTTACTGACACCAGACTCCCGGTTGTAGCAGTCCTCAAAGTCCCACGAGTACTTTTACCAGAGGTACTCACCCGAGTGTAGTCAGAACAGAATTGCTTCTTGTGCCTCTTCTGTCACCACAGACCTTGCTCTGACAACCTGCTACCTGGGCTTGTTATTTACTCCCTCAGTCCTTGGCCTCCCAGCTATCTTGAGCTCTCACCCACctgctttttccttcagagTCAACAAAATTCACCCTTTAAGGTTCACTACAAGAGGCTGTTGCCCTGTCCAGCCCcggtgcagccccagcaccctcttctccctcctctttctCACTGTTCAGTCCTGCACCCTTCGGGTCTTGTGGGCTTTGCACAGTCCCACTgttgcagcccagccccagttTCCAGGAGATCTCTCTCCTGGGCGCTCTGTGTGTAAACCAGGCACAAGTCTTTCTTTGGCTCAGGCTAATCTTATTCATTTGAATATACAGCAGCAACTGTCTAATTTCCTTCCTCTGACCTTAGGAGGTATCTCAAAGAGCACAGATGAGCACTGGGGAGCGTTTCCCCTGCGCTCCTACCACCAAGCAAACCCCACAGCAGGTCAGCACCATTGGACACAGCAGTGGGTTTGGAAACGAGCGCTCTTCTCCTCCCAGCAGACTGCTTCTCTGTGTTTACCGAGAGGACGTTTCTCATACCTGCACAGGCAGCCGGATCTTTGATGTCACGCTGTTTCCAGACTCTGTCTCCTCCTGAATTTCGATTTCATCCCAGCTGGTGGCTGTGGCCAAGACAGAGCCAGCCGTGTCTAGCAGCAACGTGCGGGTAAAGCACTGAACCAGACCCTGGAGTGCAAAACAAAGCACCCGGTCACAGCCAGCTCTAACGGCAGCACCAAAGGACGGACAGCCTGCTCTGGCCCATGGCACAACCTCCCGCATCCCCCTGCCGCTCCCAAAGGGAATTTCTGAAGCCCATCCTGCCAGATGCCacctcctctgcctgcagcctggcCGAGCTCTCGGCAGCGCTGATCGCAGGGAGCTGAACGAGCGGAACCCGTGCAGGAAGCAGCTGTGATGAAAGAAACAGCTCCTTACTTTGGTGACAGCCGAGCTCCAGATCTGGTAAGcaagcaggctgtgctgcaggagctctgcCTTCACCTCCTGCCACTTGGCCTGCACGGGGGTCACCTCCTGGGCTTTCCCCTTCCCCAACTTCTTGCCAGAGCGCGTTTCCTTCAGTGCCATCTCCGCGCTGCCTGCCTGGCCCAGGATGCACTGCTTGAGGTGAGGGCAGAGCTCGGGCAGGGACTGGCAGAGTCTCGCCATGAAGAGGACGGCGTTGAGTCTGGCGTCACTGGGAGCATCCGCCTGCCCGCCCAGCAGGCTCTGGGCGCTCTGGAGCTCTGCATGCACACAGCCCAGCGTGTGCTGGATGCAGGCGACGCACCGGTCGCGGAGCAGCCCCTCCACCATGCCGGCGTCAGCATAGCGGTTGAAGGCAGAGCGCGGCTGCAGCGCAGGAGCGGCTTCCTTGGGGTCCGCGGGCAGGTAGGACAGGAGatcatccaacctggccttcaGCTTCGAGTCCAGAGCCGAGCAGAAGCTCTGCACGCATGGCGTGAGCACCTGGGCCTTCATGGACAGGCCGCTCTTGGCCAACTGGCCGCGGTTTGCCACGTTGACCCACGCTGCATCGGCAGGGAGGTCGCTGGAGCTCTCCGACCACAGGAACAGGGCCACGTTATGTTCAAACTGGATGTGCTTGCTCAGGGCGGAGGTGCCGGGGTTCACTTCAAGTTCCTGCAGGGCTAAGGTGAGAAGCTGTTTGGAGCTGCTTGAGATGGAGTCAAACGCTTCTTTGGTCAGTGTCTGGAACagaaccagaggaaaaaaaacaccaccttttATATGTGCCTCCTGCAACTTAAAATACAGGCTTAGTGCTGCTAACAGGCACCAGTGGAGTGTTTGAGACAATAGGAGGGGGCGCAGAGCACAGCTCCcacctccagcctgtccaggaacagctgctgcagcaggtccTCCCAGAAGGACACCGGCTTGTCCAAAAGGCGCCGGCACACCGCCTCCCAGTTCTGGCTCACGGACTCGCTGGTGAGCAGCTCCCACACCGCATCACGAATCCCCGCCAGGCCTTTCATGCTCTTCACGTAGACGAGCAGGTTGCTGACCCCAGCCCTGATGTCATCACTGCACCTGAAGGCAACAATTCACCTCAGTCTGACTTGCTCAGACGTGGCCCCAGAGAAGGCAGGAGGGGACATCAGGGGAATTCTTAACCTGTCGGGAAGAGGCTCTGCCTGCAGAATCACCTCTTGGTGAGGCAGCTGCACCCTGGATCCCACCCTGGGGCCCTGCAGGAGAGCCCCGTGCCGACTGGCAGGAACCCCAGGCTCTGCTGGGTGCCGAAGCTGGGAACATAGCACCCCAGGAAAGCCGGGGGTGGgtgggggctctggggagggTCGCTGGGGAAACGTCCCCAGGCCAGCAAGCCCACCACcggggctgcagctggtggtGGGGACCAGCTGGCTCCATGGGATAACGAGATGGGGCTGACGAGGCTGTTaaggggcaggcagggcctgGTTGTCCCATCCACAGGGCACAGGGGAAAGGGGTGGAGCTGGTGATTCTCTAAAGGGGCTTTGCCGGCCCTGCTCACTCCGGGGAACAGCAGCGAGGAGGAAGGAGGTGCTGGATCAGCGGCTGAATGAGCCAGGTAAGGGATCTTCCTCTCATTTACTCTGTGCTTATGGTAAATAAGGCACTGTAGAGCAGCTCTAGAGAAATATCACTGTGCAGCCCAGGTGGTCTGTTACATCAGGGTGTTACTGTCTGGCTGGCAGGATGGTTTTATGCTGCTTCTAGCTGTTTTACTGCTGGAGAGAGGGGATGCTGGGCAATAAACTGGCAGAAGGTGCAGAGTGAGGAAGCAGGTGAGCTCGGGTTTGCTTTgcgctgctgcctgcacacagAGGCCGCGTGGTGTCTGGGGGAGCCCTGCAAAGGGGGACGTGGTCACACTGGTCACACTCACATGGCGATCCACTGCTGCAGCGTCTCTCTGAGGTAGTCCTGGCTGATGGGGTGCACCAGGGTCCGCAGGGCTGGCTGGAACTCCACCACGGACTCCGGGAGGTACCTGAACCAGCTGCTCAGCttcacctcctcctccagaaCCCCACCTCTCCCTGCAAGCACACAGGGTTGGGGGAGTCAGCCCAGCACAGGGTGGGATCTCCTGCCCGCAAACCCTGGAGCTGCACGGGCGCTCACCTGCAGGGTGCTGGCCCGTGG
This window encodes:
- the COG1 gene encoding conserved oligomeric Golgi complex subunit 1 isoform X3, whose translation is MAARAAEAEALFEAHTAAELRAVERRLRADIEQKREELRQMVGERYRDLIEAADTIAEMRLSAERLLGAVRGLQRGGAARPGPAATARPPAQQSFYRAAAQLKLLLDVPEKVWGAVEGGRYLPAARLHLLGAHLRRQLQLDAPRARGGPVLARFPILLRQVATASHLRSTILQESKSLLKSQMVSDQAAAEALCAIMLLEDSSPRQALADFLLARKLAIQQLLNQPHHGAGIKAQVCSLMELLTTTLYQAHALFYTLPEGTPPDPALPCGLLFSTLESTTGQHPAGRGGVLEEEVKLSSWFRYLPESVVEFQPALRTLVHPISQDYLRETLQQWIAMCSDDIRAGVSNLLVYVKSMKGLAGIRDAVWELLTSESVSQNWEAVCRRLLDKPVSFWEDLLQQLFLDRLETLTKEAFDSISSSSKQLLTLALQELEVNPGTSALSKHIQFEHNVALFLWSESSSDLPADAAWVNVANRGQLAKSGLSMKAQVLTPCVQSFCSALDSKLKARLDDLLSYLPADPKEAAPALQPRSAFNRYADAGMVEGLLRDRCVACIQHTLGCVHAELQSAQSLLGGQADAPSDARLNAVLFMARLCQSLPELCPHLKQCILGQAGSAEMALKETRSGKKLGKGKAQEVTPVQAKWQEVKAELLQHSLLAYQIWSSAVTKGLVQCFTRTLLLDTAGSVLATATSWDEIEIQEETESGNSVTSKIRLPVQPSWYVQCLLFSLCQEMNRVGGHTLPKVTLQELLRTCMAEVLAAYEKLVEEKQEKKAGTFPMTQNRALQLLYDLRYLSIILTAKSEEAKSSRIKHDSRIEKVTDFLEGHIDPFDLDVFTPHLNSNLNRLVQRTSVLFGLLTGTENQYVSRSGALSSQEPHNILPLAASQIRFGLLPLSMSSSRKSKSATRSTERVQVPAPALPRADDEALRPGSLFRQLVTEEDDTAAPSLFKLGWLSGMTK
- the COG1 gene encoding conserved oligomeric Golgi complex subunit 1 isoform X1, which encodes MAARAAEAEALFEAHTAAELRAVERRLRADIEQKREELRQMVGERYRDLIEAADTIAEMRLSAERLLGAVRGLQRGGAARPGPAATARPPAQQSFYRAAAQLKLLLDVPEKVWGAVEGGRYLPAARLHLLGAHLRRQLQLDAPRARGGPVLARFPILLRQVATASHLRSTILQESKSLLKSQMVSDQAAAEALCAIMLLEDSSPRQALADFLLARKLAIQQLLNQPHHGAGIKAQVCSLMELLTTTLYQAHALFYTLPEGTPPDPALPCGLLFSTLESTTGQHPAGRGGVLEEEVKLSSWFRYLPESVVEFQPALRTLVHPISQDYLRETLQQWIAMCSDDIRAGVSNLLVYVKSMKGLAGIRDAVWELLTSESVSQNWEAVCRRLLDKPVSFWEDLLQQLFLDRLETLTKEAFDSISSSSKQLLTLALQELEVNPGTSALSKHIQFEHNVALFLWSESSSDLPADAAWVNVANRGQLAKSGLSMKAQVLTPCVQSFCSALDSKLKARLDDLLSYLPADPKEAAPALQPRSAFNRYADAGMVEGLLRDRCVACIQHTLGCVHAELQSAQSLLGGQADAPSDARLNAVLFMARLCQSLPELCPHLKQCILGQAGSAEMALKETRSGKKLGKGKAQEVTPVQAKWQEVKAELLQHSLLAYQIWSSAVTKGLVQCFTRTLLLDTAGSVLATATSWDEIEIQEETESGNSVTSKIRLPVQPSWYVQCLLFSLCQEMNRVGGHTLPKVTLQELLRTCMAEVLAAYEKLVEEKQEKNRKHLPVREGKGEFVLPLPPQNMRQKGIRHQAAFSERFGQKAGTFPMTQNRALQLLYDLRYLSIILTAKSEEAKSSRIKHDSRIEKVTDFLEGHIDPFDLDVFTPHLNSNLNRLVQRTSVLFGLLTGTENQYVSRSGALSSQEPHNILPLAASQIRFGLLPLSMSSSRKSKSATRSTERVQVPAPALPRADDEALRPGSLFRQLVTEEDDTAAPSLFKLGWLSGMTK
- the COG1 gene encoding conserved oligomeric Golgi complex subunit 1 isoform X2; amino-acid sequence: MAARAAEAEALFEAHTAAELRAVERRLRADIEQKREELRQMVGERYRDLIEAADTIAEMRLSAERLLGAVRGLQRGGAARPGPAATARPPAQQSFYRAAAQLKLLLDVPEKVWGAVEGGRYLPAARLHLLGAHLRRQLQLDAPRARGGPVLARFPILLRQVATASHLRSTILQESKSLLKSQMVSDQAAAEALCAIMLLEDSSPRQALADFLLARKLAIQQLLNQPHHGAGIKAQVCSLMELLTTTLYQAHALFYTLPEGTPPDPALPCGLLFSTLESTTGQHPAGRGGVLEEEVKLSSWFRYLPESVVEFQPALRTLVHPISQDYLRETLQQWIAMCSDDIRAGVSNLLVYVKSMKGLAGIRDAVWELLTSESVSQNWEAVCRRLLDKPVSFWEDLLQQLFLDRLETLTKEAFDSISSSSKQLLTLALQELEVNPGTSALSKHIQFEHNVALFLWSESSSDLPADAAWVNVANRGQLAKSGLSMKAQVLTPCVQSFCSALDSKLKARLDDLLSYLPADPKEAAPALQPRSAFNRYADAGMVEGLLRDRCVACIQHTLGCVHAELQSAQSLLGGQADAPSDARLNAVLFMARLCQSLPELCPHLKQCILGQAGSAEMALKETRSGKKLGKGKAQEVTPVQAKWQEVKAELLQHSLLAYQIWSSAVTKGLVQCFTRTLLLDTAGSVLATATSWDEIEIQEETESGNSVTSKIRLPVQPSWYVQCLLFSLCQEMNRVGGHTLPKVTLQELLRTCMAEVLAAYEKLVEEKQEKNRKHLPVREGKGEFVLPLPPQNMRQKGIRHQAAFSERFGQKAGTFPMTQNRALQLLYDLRYLSIILTAKSEEAKSSRIKHDSRIEKVTDFLEGHIDPFDLDVFTPHLNSNLNRLVQRTSVLFGLLTGTENQYVSRSGALSSQEPHNILPLAASQIRFGLLPLSMSSSRKSKSATRSTERVQCDADCSS